Proteins from one Streptosporangium becharense genomic window:
- a CDS encoding HAMP domain-containing sensor histidine kinase, with product MRRTLALLAVAGTSMVALAFLIPLALIVKETAHSRALAEAERQAAALVPVLAITSDPDRLTRALLSVEARERTAIHLPGDVVGTGRAPAETVAAASQRARAVTAETEGGSLLLRPVALDGGRSAVVEVFIPAADLTRGVTTSWAVLTGVATVLVAGSVLVGDRLGVRVVRSAQRLGRAAASLGAGDLSVRIEPEGPPELVAAGEAFNSMADRVVQLLAAEREMAADLSHRLRTPLTALRLSLGHLGPEAEESREALGRLEAEVDRIISAARQPARAPVPVHCDAAQVLRERLAFWSALAEDQRRPCELVGAAEPVPVPVAAAELSAVVDALLGNVFRHTPEGTAFAVTLHRGAGTVGMLVADAGPGIPDPEAALRRGASGAGSTGLGLDIARRLAESAGGTLRIGTSALGGAQVQLWFRTDRHDRTPRTGRRLVGDRWPGRKTAR from the coding sequence GTGAGGCGGACCCTGGCCCTGCTCGCCGTGGCGGGCACCTCGATGGTCGCCCTGGCCTTCCTCATTCCGCTGGCCCTCATCGTCAAGGAGACCGCCCACAGCCGGGCCCTGGCCGAAGCCGAGCGGCAGGCCGCCGCGCTGGTGCCGGTGCTGGCCATCACCTCCGACCCGGACCGGCTGACCCGCGCGCTGCTCAGCGTCGAGGCCCGTGAGCGGACCGCGATCCACCTGCCCGGCGACGTGGTCGGAACGGGCCGGGCACCCGCGGAGACCGTGGCCGCCGCCTCCCAGCGGGCCCGAGCCGTCACCGCGGAGACGGAAGGCGGCTCCCTGCTGCTGCGTCCGGTCGCGCTGGACGGCGGCCGGAGCGCGGTCGTCGAGGTCTTCATCCCTGCCGCCGACCTCACAAGAGGCGTCACCACGTCCTGGGCGGTGCTGACCGGGGTGGCGACGGTGCTGGTGGCGGGCTCCGTGCTGGTCGGCGACCGGCTGGGGGTGCGGGTGGTCCGCTCGGCGCAGCGGCTGGGCCGAGCGGCGGCCTCGCTCGGCGCAGGGGACCTGAGCGTCCGCATCGAGCCCGAGGGCCCACCCGAGCTGGTCGCGGCCGGGGAGGCGTTCAACAGCATGGCCGACCGCGTGGTCCAGTTGCTGGCCGCCGAACGGGAGATGGCCGCCGACCTGTCGCACCGGCTCCGCACGCCGCTGACCGCACTCCGGCTCAGCCTCGGCCATCTGGGGCCGGAAGCCGAGGAGAGCCGCGAGGCGCTCGGCCGGTTGGAGGCGGAGGTCGACAGGATCATCTCGGCGGCCCGGCAGCCCGCTCGCGCGCCCGTGCCGGTCCACTGCGACGCCGCCCAGGTGTTGCGTGAGCGGCTCGCCTTCTGGTCAGCCCTGGCCGAGGACCAGCGGCGCCCGTGCGAGCTGGTCGGCGCCGCGGAGCCCGTTCCGGTGCCGGTGGCCGCCGCCGAGCTCAGCGCCGTGGTGGACGCCCTGCTCGGCAACGTCTTCCGGCACACCCCCGAGGGCACGGCGTTCGCGGTGACCCTGCACCGGGGTGCGGGGACGGTGGGCATGCTGGTCGCGGACGCCGGCCCGGGAATCCCCGACCCGGAGGCGGCACTGCGACGCGGAGCCTCCGGGGCCGGGTCGACCGGGCTCGGGCTGGACATCGCCCGCCGGCTCGCCGAGTCCGCCGGAGGCACGCTGCGGATCGGCACCTCCGCTCTCGGCGGCGCCCAGGTTCAGCTCTGGTTCCGCACGGATCGGCACGACCGCACCCCGCGCACCGGCCGGCGCCTGGTCGGCGATCGCTGGCCGGGACGGAAGACCGCGCGCTGA
- a CDS encoding response regulator transcription factor, with the protein MATVLVVEDDEYVRSAIIQELSRHQHAVRSAGRALDALREITQDPPDAVILDLGLPDLDGSEALKMVRSVSSVPVIVATARDNEAEVVRLLQAGADDYLVKPFSGDHLNARLDAVLRRARNAAPSPTLCVGGLWVDLNRREAGLDGVPLTLTRREFDLLAYLAARADRVVPRKQLLAEVWQQSYGDDQTIDVHLSWLRRKLGESAATPRYLHTVRGVGVMLTTPR; encoded by the coding sequence ATGGCGACAGTTCTGGTGGTGGAAGACGACGAGTACGTACGATCCGCGATCATTCAGGAACTGAGCAGACACCAGCACGCGGTGCGCAGCGCGGGCCGAGCCCTCGACGCGCTCCGGGAGATCACCCAGGACCCGCCGGACGCGGTGATCCTCGATCTGGGACTGCCCGACCTCGACGGGTCCGAGGCGCTCAAGATGGTGCGCAGCGTCTCCAGCGTGCCGGTCATCGTGGCCACGGCCCGGGACAACGAGGCGGAGGTCGTCCGGCTGCTCCAAGCGGGCGCCGACGACTACCTGGTCAAGCCGTTCTCCGGCGACCACCTCAACGCCCGGCTGGACGCCGTGCTGCGCCGGGCCCGTAACGCCGCCCCGTCCCCCACCCTGTGCGTCGGCGGGCTCTGGGTGGACCTCAACCGGCGCGAGGCCGGCCTCGACGGCGTACCTCTCACCCTGACCAGACGCGAATTCGACCTGCTCGCCTACCTCGCCGCCCGCGCCGACCGGGTGGTCCCGCGCAAGCAACTGCTCGCCGAGGTCTGGCAGCAGTCGTACGGCGACGACCAGACGATCGACGTGCACCTGTCGTGGCTGCGGCGCAAACTCGGCGAGAGCGCCGCCACCCCCCGCTACCTGCACACCGTACGCGGGGTGGGCGTCATGCTGACCACGCCCCGGTGA
- a CDS encoding DUF523 domain-containing protein, protein MERILVSACLMGRKVRYDGAAKTSGDALLAAWREEGRLIPFCPEVEGGLPVPRPAAEIENGAGGAAVLAGAARVLTTEGSDVTGAFLAGAQAALAVARSFDVKVAILKEGSPSCGSLTVYDGTFHGNRMPGRGVTSALLELHGVAVFGEDRIAEAAARLREIEAAPRSPEGAGERQ, encoded by the coding sequence GTGGAGAGAATCCTGGTCAGCGCCTGCCTGATGGGGCGGAAGGTCCGTTATGACGGGGCCGCCAAGACCAGCGGCGACGCGCTGCTGGCCGCCTGGCGGGAGGAGGGGCGGCTCATCCCCTTCTGCCCCGAGGTCGAGGGCGGGCTGCCCGTGCCCCGCCCGGCCGCCGAGATCGAGAACGGTGCCGGAGGGGCAGCGGTGCTCGCCGGGGCCGCCCGGGTGCTGACCACCGAGGGATCCGACGTCACGGGGGCCTTCCTGGCCGGCGCGCAGGCGGCGCTCGCCGTGGCCCGGTCCTTCGACGTGAAGGTGGCGATCCTCAAGGAGGGCAGCCCCTCGTGCGGCAGCCTGACCGTCTACGACGGCACCTTCCACGGCAACCGCATGCCCGGTCGCGGGGTCACCTCGGCCCTGCTGGAGCTGCACGGCGTCGCGGTCTTCGGCGAAGACCGCATCGCCGAGGCCGCCGCCCGGCTACGCGAGATCGAGGCGGCCCCGCGCTCCCCGGAGGGCGCCGGGGAGCGTCAGTAA
- a CDS encoding SRPBCC family protein, which produces MSTIEQSIDVNVPIRTAYNQWTQFESFPEFMEGVESIKQLSDTRTAWIVEIAGVRREFEAEITEQHPDERVAWKSVDRPHQAGVVTFHHLGPDTTRVTLQMEYDPEGFVETVGDWLQIVRMRVRGDLERFKAFIESRGAETGAWRGEVPGPHQQGHGGVGTGTVGGAGTVGGAGAVGGPGFDEPAPPRTVGGTYPPESPLPPPGGGPLPPAGRRPGEEPPFTPGPRL; this is translated from the coding sequence ATGAGCACGATTGAACAGTCCATCGACGTCAACGTCCCGATCCGGACGGCGTACAACCAGTGGACGCAGTTCGAGAGCTTTCCGGAGTTCATGGAGGGCGTGGAGTCGATCAAGCAGTTGAGCGACACGCGTACCGCGTGGATCGTCGAGATCGCCGGGGTCCGCCGGGAGTTCGAGGCGGAGATCACCGAGCAGCACCCCGACGAGCGGGTGGCCTGGAAGTCGGTCGACCGGCCGCACCAGGCCGGGGTGGTGACCTTCCACCACCTGGGCCCGGACACCACCCGGGTCACGCTCCAGATGGAGTACGACCCCGAGGGCTTCGTCGAGACCGTCGGCGACTGGCTGCAGATCGTCCGCATGCGCGTCCGCGGCGACCTGGAGCGTTTCAAGGCGTTCATCGAGTCGCGGGGCGCCGAGACCGGGGCCTGGCGCGGCGAGGTGCCCGGCCCGCACCAGCAGGGTCACGGCGGAGTCGGCACCGGCACTGTGGGCGGCGCTGGCACGGTCGGTGGCGCCGGAGCGGTCGGCGGTCCCGGCTTCGACGAGCCGGCCCCGCCGCGGACCGTGGGCGGGACGTACCCGCCGGAGTCGCCGCTTCCTCCGCCCGGTGGCGGCCCGCTGCCGCCGGCCGGCCGCCGCCCCGGCGAGGAGCCGCCGTTCACCCCGGGGCCGCGTCTCTGA
- a CDS encoding CynX/NimT family MFS transporter gives MSVLTHHTRGRTDRTTGSLAWLLVLGIVLAAMNLRTAVTSVGPVLDQVSSSLGMTGVGVGLLTTLPVLIFASVGALTPAMARRVGEHRLLLFALIVLGAGLLIRSMVDSAEVFLYSSALALSGGAVGNVLIPSLIKRHFPGRAGTMTTVYTTALAVGTMLAAAATVPIERAADGNWHVALGVWAALAAVAAVPWLALARTEPERRTVNGQVGARALVRSRLAWAVAAYFGTQSMVAYIMFGFLPKILIDGGYSTGQAGLVLGVFTAIGIPVSLVVPWIAAKFADQRPVVAAFVAFYVAGFLGLWLMPSGPAWLFAVLVGIGMGSFPLALTILAMRTRTPEATAALSAFGQSVGYLIAGAGPLLIGVMYEATGGWTLPFLLLFAVVGVQFATGWYAARPGYLEDEGAVAR, from the coding sequence ATGAGCGTGCTCACCCACCACACCAGGGGCCGCACCGACAGGACGACAGGATCTCTCGCCTGGCTGCTCGTGTTGGGAATCGTCCTCGCCGCGATGAACCTGCGCACCGCCGTCACGAGCGTCGGCCCGGTCCTCGACCAGGTCTCCTCCAGCCTCGGAATGACCGGCGTCGGGGTCGGTCTGCTCACGACCCTGCCCGTGCTCATCTTCGCCTCGGTCGGCGCGCTGACCCCGGCGATGGCCAGGAGGGTGGGAGAGCACCGGCTGCTGCTGTTCGCCCTCATCGTCCTCGGCGCCGGTCTGCTCATCCGCTCGATGGTGGACTCGGCCGAGGTGTTCCTCTACAGCAGCGCCCTGGCGCTCTCCGGTGGCGCGGTGGGCAACGTGCTCATCCCCAGCCTGATCAAGCGCCACTTCCCGGGCCGGGCCGGGACCATGACCACCGTCTACACCACCGCCCTCGCGGTGGGCACGATGCTCGCGGCCGCCGCGACCGTGCCCATCGAGCGGGCCGCCGACGGCAACTGGCACGTCGCGCTGGGTGTGTGGGCGGCGCTCGCCGCCGTCGCCGCCGTCCCCTGGCTCGCGCTCGCGCGCACCGAGCCGGAGCGGCGCACCGTGAACGGACAGGTGGGAGCGCGGGCCCTGGTCCGCAGCAGGCTGGCCTGGGCGGTCGCGGCCTACTTCGGCACGCAGAGCATGGTCGCCTACATCATGTTCGGCTTCCTGCCCAAGATCCTCATCGACGGCGGTTACAGCACCGGCCAGGCCGGCCTGGTCCTCGGCGTCTTCACCGCGATCGGCATCCCGGTCTCGCTGGTGGTGCCCTGGATCGCCGCGAAGTTCGCCGACCAGCGGCCCGTCGTGGCGGCCTTCGTGGCGTTCTACGTCGCCGGTTTCCTCGGCCTGTGGCTGATGCCGTCCGGCCCGGCCTGGCTGTTCGCGGTCCTGGTCGGCATCGGGATGGGGTCGTTCCCGCTGGCCCTGACCATCCTCGCGATGCGTACCCGCACCCCCGAGGCCACGGCCGCGCTGTCGGCCTTCGGGCAGAGCGTCGGCTATCTCATCGCGGGTGCCGGGCCGCTGCTCATCGGCGTCATGTATGAGGCGACGGGCGGCTGGACGCTGCCGTTCCTGCTGCTGTTCGCGGTGGTCGGCGTGCAGTTCGCGACCGGCTGGTACGCCGCCCGCCCCGGTTACCTGGAGGACGAAGGCGCTGTCGCGCGCTGA
- a CDS encoding metal-dependent hydrolase: MPIADSTHVTYPSGEITGRSTIVATVPVGDRYGTIVAETPFHPLDHTWPDQPADTGAIAGLAVADCVTGAVAEDGETVHLGDDIPVRRGTPGWHWLVVHVTAEPVPGGPGAEVELAVDAAGRRALSAGHTACHLAALALNAALAGRWRKEVPADGLGNPDFDQTAIVSSRILPGGSRDVYRLGKSLRRKGFVADGLADELPEIARRTEDRLKEWVAADAPVRIDVPGPELTARRTWHCELPDAEVSIPCGGTHLSRTSELGAVTVTLELSADGSELTMHTELTLHTGLTG, from the coding sequence ATGCCGATCGCCGATTCGACGCACGTCACCTATCCCTCGGGAGAGATCACGGGACGCTCGACCATCGTCGCGACCGTGCCGGTGGGAGACCGGTACGGGACGATCGTGGCCGAGACCCCGTTCCACCCGCTCGACCACACCTGGCCCGACCAGCCCGCCGACACCGGGGCGATCGCCGGCCTCGCGGTGGCCGACTGCGTGACCGGGGCCGTGGCGGAGGACGGGGAGACCGTCCACCTCGGTGACGACATCCCGGTGCGCCGCGGCACCCCCGGCTGGCACTGGCTGGTCGTCCACGTCACCGCCGAGCCGGTGCCCGGCGGGCCCGGCGCCGAGGTCGAGCTGGCCGTCGACGCCGCCGGCCGCCGCGCGCTGTCGGCCGGGCACACCGCCTGCCACCTCGCCGCCCTCGCGCTGAACGCGGCGCTGGCCGGGCGGTGGCGCAAGGAGGTGCCCGCCGACGGGCTGGGCAACCCCGACTTCGACCAGACCGCCATCGTCTCCTCCCGGATCCTGCCCGGCGGCAGCCGCGACGTCTACCGCCTGGGCAAGTCGCTGCGCCGCAAGGGTTTCGTCGCCGACGGGCTGGCCGACGAGCTGCCGGAGATCGCCCGGCGGACCGAAGACCGGCTCAAGGAATGGGTCGCCGCCGACGCCCCGGTACGGATCGACGTCCCGGGCCCCGAGCTGACCGCCCGGCGCACCTGGCACTGCGAGCTCCCCGACGCCGAGGTCTCCATCCCCTGCGGTGGCACCCACCTGTCGCGCACCTCCGAGCTCGGCGCGGTCACCGTCACCCTGGAGCTGTCCGCCGACGGCTCCGAACTGACCATGCACACCGAACTGACCCTGCACACCGGGCTGACCGGCTGA
- a CDS encoding MFS transporter encodes MTGTTVAEPGTVEHAGRLRLTLFALSMAGMVVSVQQTVVIPLLPRMTTAFGVSVAEVTWVFTASLLAAAVATPLLSRLGDMYGKKRMILFTVGLLVLGSVVCALSDSLGVLIAGRALQGASAALIPLAIGMIKDSFPPNRVMTAIGVVSATMGVGGSAGMIVTGVIADRTTSHQPVFWITAGLAAVAIVLIALSTHDTGTGSGGRPDFTGAALLSAWLVCLLLAVSKGNDWGWGSPLVVGLFAGAVALCGVWVLSQVRAREPMVRLQLLVGRHSLQANLAALLLGFAMFGSFTLISGFIQTPPTAGYGFGGSVLDVGLYGLPSTVTMLLSSSAAGRLSGRLGPAYSLALGAGLCAAGFGWFTLFNGSVLHLVASNAVQGLGFGVAYAALGALAVQHVPAGQSGIASGVNSLVRSIGGSVSGAVTSAVLASVTVAGTSLPSRSAYVISFGLITVSAVGSAAVALAAGMMAREVS; translated from the coding sequence GTGACAGGAACGACGGTCGCAGAGCCGGGCACCGTAGAACACGCCGGGCGGCTCCGGCTGACCCTGTTCGCGCTCTCCATGGCGGGAATGGTGGTATCCGTCCAGCAGACCGTGGTGATCCCGCTGCTGCCCCGGATGACGACCGCCTTCGGGGTGTCCGTGGCCGAGGTCACCTGGGTCTTCACGGCCTCGCTGCTCGCCGCGGCCGTGGCCACGCCGCTGCTGTCGCGCCTCGGCGACATGTACGGCAAGAAGCGGATGATCCTGTTCACCGTCGGCCTGCTCGTCCTGGGCTCGGTCGTCTGCGCGCTGTCGGACTCGCTGGGGGTGCTGATCGCGGGCCGCGCTCTGCAGGGAGCGTCCGCGGCCCTGATCCCGCTGGCCATCGGCATGATCAAGGACAGCTTCCCGCCCAACCGGGTCATGACGGCCATCGGTGTGGTCAGCGCCACCATGGGCGTCGGGGGCAGCGCCGGAATGATCGTCACAGGAGTGATCGCCGACCGGACGACCAGCCACCAGCCGGTTTTCTGGATCACCGCGGGGCTCGCGGCGGTCGCGATCGTGCTCATCGCGCTCAGCACCCACGACACCGGGACGGGCTCCGGTGGCCGTCCCGACTTCACCGGGGCCGCGCTGCTGTCCGCCTGGCTCGTCTGCCTGCTGCTGGCCGTCTCCAAGGGCAACGACTGGGGCTGGGGCTCCCCGCTGGTCGTCGGCCTGTTCGCGGGCGCGGTCGCGCTGTGCGGGGTGTGGGTCCTCAGCCAGGTGCGGGCCCGGGAACCGATGGTGCGGCTCCAACTCCTCGTCGGCCGCCACTCCCTGCAGGCCAACCTGGCCGCGCTGCTGCTGGGCTTCGCCATGTTCGGGTCCTTCACCCTGATCTCCGGCTTCATCCAGACGCCCCCCACGGCCGGGTACGGCTTCGGCGGCTCGGTCCTCGACGTCGGTCTCTACGGCCTGCCCAGCACCGTGACCATGCTGCTCTCCTCCTCCGCGGCCGGTCGCCTGTCGGGACGGCTCGGTCCGGCCTACTCCCTGGCCCTCGGCGCGGGGCTGTGCGCCGCCGGGTTCGGCTGGTTCACCCTGTTCAACGGCTCGGTCCTGCACCTGGTCGCCTCCAACGCCGTGCAGGGACTCGGCTTCGGCGTCGCCTACGCCGCGCTGGGTGCGCTCGCCGTACAGCACGTCCCCGCGGGGCAGAGCGGCATCGCCAGCGGCGTCAACTCCCTGGTCCGCTCCATCGGCGGCAGCGTCTCCGGTGCCGTGACCTCGGCCGTCCTGGCCTCCGTCACCGTCGCCGGGACCTCCCTGCCCTCCCGTTCGGCCTATGTGATCTCCTTCGGGCTCATCACCGTGAGCGCCGTCGGTTCCGCGGCCGTCGCCCTCGCGGCCGGAATGATGGCGCGAGAGGTGTCGTGA
- a CDS encoding ABC-F family ATP-binding cassette domain-containing protein translates to MAGHVEADRLTYVLPNGRLLLHEVSFRIGDGVKAGLVGPNGAGKTTLMRLIAGDLQPDDGRVVSSGGLGVMRQFIGGVRDDRSVHDLLLSVAPERVRNAAVTMVRAEAAVAACDDETAQLAYAQAVADYADVGGYDMEVVWDVCATGSMGLPYDAVRDRPVTTLSGGEQKRLVLEALLRGPDEVLLLDEPDNYLDVPGKQWLEDRLRATDKTVLLVSHDRRLLAGAADRIVTVEDRGVWIHGGGFATYARAREERISRLEERRRRWNEEHAKLRRLVRTLRQTAANNDAVASSYRAARTRLSRFEEAGPPERPPRAQNVRIRLRGGRTGKRAVVCENLELTGLMRPFDAEIWYGERVGVLGSNGSGKSTFLHLLEQSADGAVPAVPHTGSARLGARVAPGRFVQTHARPDLHGRTPVELVMTGHALTLNEAMAALARYELAPAAGQPFETLSGGQQARLQILLLELSGATLLLLDEPTDNLDLASAEALQQGLASFSGTVLAVTHDRWFAADLDRFLIFGADGTVYESDEPVWHESRIERTR, encoded by the coding sequence GTGGCAGGACATGTCGAGGCGGACCGGCTGACCTACGTGCTCCCGAACGGGCGGCTGCTCCTGCATGAGGTGTCGTTCCGCATCGGTGACGGGGTCAAGGCCGGGCTGGTCGGGCCGAACGGCGCGGGCAAGACCACCCTGATGCGGCTGATCGCCGGAGATCTGCAACCGGACGACGGTCGTGTGGTCTCCTCCGGAGGGCTGGGGGTGATGCGGCAGTTCATCGGCGGCGTCCGCGACGACCGGAGCGTGCACGACCTGCTGCTTTCGGTGGCACCGGAGCGGGTTCGCAACGCCGCCGTGACCATGGTGCGGGCGGAGGCGGCGGTGGCCGCCTGCGACGACGAGACGGCGCAACTGGCCTACGCGCAGGCCGTCGCCGACTACGCCGACGTCGGCGGCTATGACATGGAGGTCGTCTGGGACGTCTGCGCCACCGGGTCCATGGGCCTGCCCTACGACGCGGTTCGGGACCGCCCGGTGACCACCCTGTCGGGAGGCGAGCAGAAACGCCTCGTCCTGGAGGCCCTGCTGCGCGGCCCGGACGAGGTCCTGCTGCTGGACGAACCGGACAACTACCTGGACGTGCCCGGCAAGCAGTGGCTGGAGGACCGGTTACGGGCCACGGACAAGACCGTGCTGCTGGTCTCCCACGACCGCCGGCTCCTGGCAGGCGCCGCCGACCGGATCGTGACCGTTGAGGATCGCGGCGTCTGGATCCACGGCGGGGGCTTCGCCACCTACGCCAGAGCACGCGAGGAACGCATCAGCCGGCTGGAGGAGCGGCGCCGCCGCTGGAACGAGGAGCACGCCAAGCTGAGGCGACTGGTGCGCACCCTGCGGCAGACCGCGGCCAACAATGACGCGGTGGCCTCGTCCTACCGGGCCGCGCGCACCCGGCTGAGCCGCTTCGAGGAGGCCGGCCCGCCGGAACGTCCGCCCAGAGCGCAGAACGTGCGGATCCGGCTGCGCGGCGGCCGCACCGGCAAACGCGCCGTCGTCTGCGAGAACCTGGAGCTCACCGGGTTGATGCGGCCGTTCGACGCCGAGATCTGGTATGGCGAGCGCGTCGGGGTGCTCGGCTCCAACGGCTCGGGCAAGTCCACCTTCCTGCACCTGCTGGAGCAGTCCGCCGATGGCGCGGTGCCCGCCGTGCCGCACACCGGTTCGGCTCGGCTGGGAGCCCGGGTGGCACCTGGACGGTTCGTGCAGACCCATGCCCGGCCGGATCTGCACGGCCGTACCCCGGTCGAGCTGGTCATGACCGGTCACGCGCTCACCTTGAACGAGGCGATGGCCGCGCTGGCCCGCTACGAGCTCGCTCCCGCCGCCGGCCAGCCGTTCGAGACCCTGTCGGGCGGCCAGCAGGCCCGGCTGCAGATCCTGCTGCTGGAGCTGTCCGGCGCCACCCTGCTACTGCTGGATGAGCCCACCGACAACCTGGACCTGGCCAGTGCCGAGGCCCTGCAACAGGGCTTGGCCTCCTTCTCCGGCACCGTGCTGGCCGTCACGCACGACCGCTGGTTCGCCGCCGACCTCGACCGTTTCCTGATCTTCGGCGCTGACGGGACCGTTTACGAGAGCGACGAACCGGTCTGGCACGAGAGCCGGATCGAGCGCACGCGTTGA
- a CDS encoding TetR/AcrR family transcriptional regulator, producing the protein MDTSKAGPGTRRPGAAGDVWLRPSARTGGDTPPLSRDRIVQEAVALLDAEGADRLTMRRLAERLGTGSTTLYWHVKTKDDVLDLALDVIFAEVGIPDEDGRGWRAGVTALINGWRAVLLRHPWSAALLGRPMLGPNVLARSEYLYATLLDAGLTEPHLTAAAYGLSNYVIGSALMQATWMTNADQEVRRAAREHMHANRERYPALAAHGPLVEESDSDTGFALGLAWLLDGIQAGITGAGEVRRD; encoded by the coding sequence GTGGACACGAGCAAGGCAGGACCGGGGACGCGCCGTCCGGGAGCGGCAGGGGACGTGTGGCTGCGGCCGTCCGCGCGGACGGGGGGTGACACGCCGCCGCTCAGCCGGGACCGGATCGTCCAGGAGGCCGTGGCCCTCTTGGACGCCGAAGGCGCCGACCGGCTGACCATGCGGCGTCTGGCCGAACGGCTCGGTACCGGCTCCACCACGCTGTACTGGCATGTGAAGACCAAGGACGACGTCCTCGACCTCGCCCTTGATGTGATCTTCGCCGAGGTCGGGATACCGGATGAGGACGGCAGGGGGTGGCGCGCCGGTGTCACCGCTCTGATCAATGGATGGCGCGCCGTCCTGCTGCGGCATCCCTGGTCGGCGGCGTTGCTGGGCCGTCCGATGCTGGGCCCCAACGTGCTGGCCCGCAGCGAGTACCTGTATGCGACCCTCCTGGACGCCGGGCTCACCGAGCCTCACCTCACCGCCGCGGCGTACGGGCTGTCCAACTACGTCATCGGCTCGGCGCTGATGCAGGCCACCTGGATGACCAACGCAGATCAGGAGGTACGGCGGGCCGCCCGGGAGCACATGCACGCCAACCGTGAGCGCTACCCCGCCCTGGCCGCCCACGGCCCGCTCGTCGAGGAGAGCGACTCCGACACCGGCTTCGCCCTCGGTCTCGCCTGGCTTCTCGACGGCATCCAGGCCGGCATCACCGGTGCCGGTGAAGTGAGGCGGGACTGA